A genomic segment from uncultured Vibrio sp. encodes:
- a CDS encoding universal stress protein, producing MKRFENILFATQGLPGHSDALGQAIRIAAYDHVRVSGLIACPDFPSHLVQYQQGYEKSLHDSLLERVEALRVEYDVSKEQVPFPLSVKSSVQPAVCIIKEAITHKNDLVIKEAEPIDEGAEGFKALDMTLLRKCPCAVWLHRPINKPRNKRRIAVAIDPMRTSDEQHAMSIRLLELSRSIADTCDSRLHIISCWEYYLENYLVDNAWFQVDEAQLADEVSHAKEKHEQALQSLIEESGISGEMVIHLLHGKPDDQIPDSVDELEVDVLVMGTLARTGISGFVIGNTAENILQSISCSLVAMKPEGFVSPIS from the coding sequence ATGAAACGGTTTGAGAACATACTTTTTGCGACTCAAGGTCTTCCTGGGCATAGTGACGCGTTGGGGCAAGCGATTAGAATTGCTGCTTATGATCACGTTCGAGTGTCTGGCCTTATTGCTTGTCCAGATTTTCCTAGCCATTTGGTTCAATATCAACAAGGGTATGAGAAGTCTTTACATGATTCTCTGCTTGAGCGTGTCGAAGCTTTGCGTGTTGAATATGACGTCTCTAAAGAGCAAGTACCGTTTCCTCTTTCGGTGAAAAGCAGTGTGCAACCAGCTGTTTGTATTATTAAGGAAGCAATAACTCACAAAAACGATTTGGTCATCAAAGAAGCCGAGCCTATTGATGAAGGCGCCGAAGGTTTTAAAGCACTCGATATGACGCTGCTGCGAAAATGTCCGTGTGCGGTTTGGTTACACCGACCAATCAACAAGCCGAGGAACAAACGCCGCATAGCGGTAGCGATTGATCCTATGAGGACGAGTGACGAGCAACACGCTATGTCGATACGGTTATTAGAACTCTCGCGTTCAATCGCTGACACGTGTGATAGTCGTCTGCATATTATTTCTTGCTGGGAATACTACTTGGAAAACTATTTAGTTGATAATGCTTGGTTCCAAGTTGATGAAGCCCAACTTGCTGATGAAGTTTCTCACGCCAAAGAGAAACATGAGCAAGCGTTGCAAAGCCTGATCGAGGAGTCTGGTATTTCCGGTGAAATGGTGATCCACCTTCTTCACGGCAAACCTGATGACCAGATTCCTGATAGTGTTGATGAACTCGAAGTTGATGTACTTGTCATGGGGACGCTCGCCAGAACCGGCATCTCTGGATTTGTTATTGGTAATACCGCAGAAAATATCCTGCAATCCATTAGTTGCTCGTTAGTCGCAATGAAGCCCGAGGGGTTTGTTTCGCCGATCTCGTAA
- a CDS encoding phosphate ABC transporter substrate-binding protein, whose protein sequence is MLRFTVATLLAMAIALPSAMAKEVNISGSTSVARVMDVLAEKYNKMHPDDYIAVQGIGSSAGITMVNKGVVKIGMSSRYLTENEKGEDLNVIPIAYDGLAIVVNRANSVDNLSQQQLFDIYQGKVKNWKEVGGDDQPIAVVTREASSGSRYSFESLLGLTKIVNNRLVSDISPNNLVVNSNSMVKTIVNHNTRAIGFISVGSVDHSVKPIQFEGIEPITENIANHKYTLARPFLILYKVDALDKTGKDFVAFLKSEEGQKTVAEYGYTPVKIFDQ, encoded by the coding sequence ATGTTACGTTTTACTGTGGCGACTCTGCTAGCCATGGCCATCGCTCTTCCTTCCGCTATGGCGAAAGAGGTAAATATCTCTGGCTCAACCTCCGTTGCACGTGTTATGGACGTTCTTGCCGAGAAATATAATAAAATGCACCCAGACGATTATATTGCTGTTCAAGGCATTGGTTCGAGTGCCGGAATCACCATGGTGAACAAAGGTGTGGTTAAAATTGGGATGAGCTCCCGATACCTGACAGAAAACGAAAAAGGCGAAGACCTCAACGTTATCCCTATCGCCTACGATGGTTTGGCTATCGTCGTCAACCGTGCAAACTCTGTAGATAACCTATCTCAGCAGCAGCTATTTGATATATACCAAGGTAAAGTTAAAAACTGGAAAGAAGTGGGGGGTGACGATCAACCAATCGCGGTTGTGACACGTGAAGCCTCATCTGGATCTCGTTACAGTTTTGAAAGCCTATTGGGTCTAACCAAAATCGTGAACAACCGTTTAGTCTCTGATATCAGCCCTAACAACCTGGTAGTAAATAGTAACAGTATGGTGAAAACGATCGTAAACCATAACACACGAGCTATTGGCTTTATCTCTGTGGGTTCAGTCGACCACTCAGTAAAACCGATCCAGTTTGAGGGTATTGAACCTATCACTGAAAACATCGCCAACCACAAATATACGTTAGCGAGACCTTTCTTGATTCTATATAAAGTAGACGCACTGGACAAAACAGGAAAAGACTTCGTGGCATTCTTGAAATCAGAAGAAGGCCAAAAAACCGTGGCGGAATATGGCTATACGCCAGTGAAAATATTTGATCAATAA
- a CDS encoding type 1 glutamine amidotransferase domain-containing protein: protein MNILMVITSHNELGNTGHKTGFWLEEFAAPYYTFKDAGAQLVLASPQGGLPPLDPKSELEDFQTELTRRFNQDLTAQEALANTVKLETVNVEDFDAVFYPGGHGPLWDLTDSKESIKLIEAFSRANKPMGFVCHAPAVLRHVKAANGEAFVKGRHVTGFTNGEEAAVQLTDVVPFLIEDEFIRLGAHYQKTQDWMPYVVEDNKLITGQNPASSEPVALALLKQLS, encoded by the coding sequence ATGAACATTTTAATGGTAATAACTTCACACAATGAACTAGGTAATACAGGCCATAAAACTGGATTTTGGTTAGAAGAATTTGCAGCACCCTACTACACCTTCAAAGACGCAGGGGCGCAACTGGTTTTGGCCTCACCACAAGGCGGGCTACCGCCTCTAGATCCCAAAAGTGAGTTGGAAGATTTCCAAACGGAGTTAACTCGTAGATTTAACCAAGATCTCACGGCACAAGAGGCATTGGCAAACACGGTGAAATTAGAGACTGTAAACGTAGAAGATTTTGATGCCGTGTTTTATCCGGGTGGTCACGGTCCATTGTGGGATTTAACGGACTCAAAGGAATCCATAAAATTAATCGAGGCATTTTCTAGAGCAAACAAACCAATGGGATTTGTCTGCCACGCTCCTGCAGTACTTCGCCATGTAAAAGCTGCCAATGGTGAGGCATTCGTTAAAGGGCGTCATGTGACTGGGTTTACTAATGGTGAAGAAGCTGCTGTACAACTTACCGATGTCGTCCCTTTTCTGATTGAAGATGAGTTTATTCGCCTTGGAGCACACTATCAAAAAACACAAGATTGGATGCCATACGTGGTTGAAGATAACAAGCTTATCACTGGACAAAATCCTGCTAGCTCAGAACCTGTCGCTTTAGCTTTGCTTAAACAATTATCTTAA
- a CDS encoding MaoC family dehydratase has protein sequence MKVTNLFKDKVDAISAHQSEFMNWMSPTLRDYWSDFLDRAQHSFLFSKIGDHHQPAINEEVAPQPTPIVMAPEAQKLYQELGDKIGEVIHVGEWVHVSQDRINQFGAVTEDMQWIHTDPERASAESPFKTTIAHGFLTLALLPKLTDSVDPDKPLFPTAKLVVNLGLNQVRFPYPVKAGNNVRAVSTLTKVTPIKKGLEIEREIKVEIEGVRRPGAVVVSVIQLHF, from the coding sequence ATGAAGGTCACAAATCTATTTAAAGACAAAGTTGATGCGATATCTGCACATCAATCCGAGTTTATGAATTGGATGTCTCCAACGCTACGCGACTATTGGAGTGACTTTTTAGATAGAGCTCAGCACAGTTTCCTGTTCTCTAAAATAGGCGATCACCATCAACCGGCGATTAATGAAGAAGTTGCACCACAGCCGACTCCAATCGTCATGGCTCCGGAAGCTCAAAAGTTATATCAAGAGCTTGGGGATAAAATTGGTGAAGTTATTCACGTGGGTGAGTGGGTACATGTATCTCAAGACCGCATTAATCAGTTTGGTGCGGTAACTGAAGATATGCAATGGATTCATACTGATCCTGAGCGTGCATCTGCAGAGTCACCGTTTAAGACGACGATTGCTCATGGTTTTTTAACCTTAGCGTTGTTGCCAAAGCTGACAGACTCGGTTGATCCTGACAAGCCTCTGTTCCCGACAGCGAAGCTCGTTGTAAACTTAGGGCTTAATCAAGTTCGTTTCCCATACCCAGTAAAAGCTGGTAATAATGTTCGTGCAGTGAGCACGCTAACTAAGGTAACGCCAATTAAGAAAGGTCTTGAGATTGAGCGTGAAATTAAAGTGGAAATTGAAGGTGTTCGACGTCCAGGAGCGGTTGTCGTCTCTGTTATTCAACTCCATTTCTAA
- a CDS encoding Na+/H+ antiporter subunit C, translating into MEVLWSLVVGVFVAAGIYLLLERHILRILFGLILLSSAVNLAILTAGRLTLGIPALIESNAQLPPDGAANPLPQALILTAIVIGFGLLVFALLLFYRAYSETGSADVDEMRRAEEEEE; encoded by the coding sequence ATGGAAGTACTGTGGAGTTTGGTTGTCGGCGTGTTTGTTGCAGCAGGTATTTATCTGTTACTCGAACGGCATATCTTGAGAATATTGTTTGGGTTGATTTTATTAAGCAGTGCTGTGAATCTGGCCATATTGACGGCCGGACGTTTAACCCTAGGTATTCCCGCACTTATTGAATCAAACGCACAACTCCCTCCAGATGGTGCGGCTAACCCTTTACCTCAGGCATTGATCTTGACCGCAATTGTGATTGGATTTGGTTTGCTCGTTTTCGCTTTATTGTTGTTTTATCGGGCTTATTCAGAAACAGGCTCGGCAGACGTTGATGAGATGCGACGGGCCGAAGAGGAGGAGGAATGA
- the rnb gene encoding exoribonuclease II → MFQDNPLLAQLKQQMQENLPKKEGSIKATDKGFGFLEVDSKTSFFIPPAYMKKCIHGDKVVAIIRTENEREVAEPQELLEQSLTRFIGRVKMFKGKLNVVPDHPQLKKLSLKAKLKKGLKPDNFNEGDWVVAHLIRHPLKGDNTFFVEISEKITDADDKIAPWWVTLAQNDLPNSEPAGIENWELKDDADLERIDLTHVPFVTIDGESTKDMDDALHAKKTESGDFELTIAIADPTAYITPEDEMDKVARERGYTIYLPGRNIPMLPRDLADDLCSLIEGETRPALCCTVTVSKEGIVGEDINFFAANIKSHARLAYDHVSDWLENGSSDKWQPSEDIATIVRDLYEFSLARANWREKNAVVFPDRPDYRFELSEDNDVIAIHADKRRSSNRLVEESMITANICAGRTLREKFETGVFNTHLGLKAEKIEEVVQLVDPEGTHGFTADSIATLEGFAALRRWLSTQETSYLDNRIRKFQAYSEVGNQPLPHYAMGLDIYATWTSPIRKYGDMINHRMLKAVILDKEPVQKPDDQVGEELALHRKHHKIAERNVSDWLYARTLAEEPSKQTRYTGEIFDINRAGARVRLIENGAAAFIPGSLIVDNKQRIECNGDHGTISIDKEIVYKLGDTLEVVLADVNQENRSLVAKPTQVFAEPPKAQTEQTVSE, encoded by the coding sequence ATGTTTCAAGATAACCCGCTATTAGCCCAACTTAAGCAACAAATGCAAGAAAACCTTCCTAAAAAAGAAGGTTCAATCAAAGCAACAGATAAAGGCTTTGGTTTCCTTGAGGTGGACAGCAAAACCAGTTTCTTCATTCCACCAGCCTACATGAAAAAGTGCATTCACGGCGACAAAGTGGTCGCTATTATTCGCACTGAGAATGAACGTGAAGTTGCAGAACCACAAGAGCTGCTAGAACAGTCACTTACGCGCTTTATTGGCCGTGTAAAAATGTTCAAAGGTAAGCTGAATGTTGTCCCTGACCACCCTCAACTGAAAAAGCTGTCGCTGAAAGCAAAACTGAAGAAAGGCCTAAAGCCAGATAACTTCAATGAAGGTGATTGGGTTGTCGCTCACCTTATTCGTCACCCTCTGAAAGGGGACAATACTTTCTTTGTAGAAATCTCTGAGAAAATCACAGATGCTGACGATAAGATCGCACCATGGTGGGTCACGTTGGCACAAAACGATCTTCCAAACTCTGAACCTGCTGGTATTGAGAACTGGGAATTAAAAGACGACGCCGACTTAGAACGCATCGATTTAACGCACGTACCATTCGTAACTATTGATGGTGAATCCACCAAAGATATGGACGATGCGCTACACGCAAAAAAAACAGAATCTGGTGATTTTGAACTGACCATCGCGATTGCCGATCCTACCGCTTACATTACGCCAGAAGATGAAATGGACAAAGTCGCTCGTGAGCGTGGCTACACCATCTACTTGCCTGGCCGTAATATCCCAATGCTACCTCGCGATCTTGCGGACGACCTATGTTCTCTGATTGAAGGTGAAACTCGCCCTGCCCTATGCTGTACCGTAACCGTAAGCAAAGAGGGTATCGTTGGTGAAGACATCAACTTCTTTGCAGCGAACATTAAATCTCACGCTCGTCTCGCGTATGACCACGTATCTGACTGGCTGGAAAACGGCAGCTCAGATAAATGGCAACCATCAGAAGATATCGCAACTATCGTACGAGATCTTTACGAATTTTCTCTTGCTCGTGCCAACTGGCGTGAAAAGAATGCTGTGGTATTCCCAGATCGTCCGGATTACCGTTTCGAACTGAGCGAAGACAACGACGTTATCGCCATTCATGCAGATAAGCGTCGTAGCTCAAACCGCCTTGTAGAAGAGTCGATGATCACAGCAAATATCTGTGCTGGCCGTACTCTGCGCGAGAAGTTTGAAACGGGTGTGTTTAATACTCACTTAGGCCTGAAAGCAGAAAAGATAGAAGAAGTCGTTCAGCTAGTTGATCCTGAAGGCACTCATGGCTTCACCGCCGATTCAATAGCGACCCTAGAAGGCTTTGCCGCATTGCGTCGTTGGTTGTCCACTCAGGAAACCTCTTACTTAGATAACCGCATTCGTAAGTTCCAAGCATACAGTGAAGTCGGTAATCAGCCACTACCTCACTATGCAATGGGCTTAGATATTTACGCGACCTGGACATCACCAATTCGTAAATACGGCGATATGATCAACCACCGTATGTTAAAAGCCGTTATTCTGGACAAAGAGCCAGTTCAAAAGCCGGATGATCAAGTGGGTGAAGAACTGGCATTACACCGTAAGCACCACAAAATTGCGGAACGTAATGTGTCTGACTGGCTATACGCTCGTACTCTCGCTGAGGAGCCAAGCAAACAAACTCGCTACACAGGTGAGATTTTCGATATCAATCGTGCTGGTGCACGTGTTCGCCTGATTGAAAACGGCGCAGCGGCCTTTATTCCAGGCTCACTGATTGTTGATAATAAACAACGCATTGAGTGTAATGGCGACCACGGCACTATCTCTATCGATAAAGAAATCGTATATAAACTGGGGGATACGTTGGAAGTCGTCTTAGCGGATGTAAATCAAGAAAACCGTAGTTTAGTTGCTAAACCAACCCAGGTATTTGCTGAACCGCCAAAAGCACAAACAGAGCAGACGGTCAGTGAATAA
- the mbhE gene encoding hydrogen gas-evolving membrane-bound hydrogenase subunit E: MLFPLMPIIILFFVVSWYRPEGVSWSGSWVPGLDVNLSFRLDGLSFLFVCLICGIGALIQFYSLAYLRGHAARFSFHVYLTLFMLAMLGIVTSDNVLLLFVFWELTTITSYLLIGFNHEKENSREKALQSLLVTGAGGLSLLAGLILLGQIAGSYELNVIVQQSTQIASHKWFMPSLILIFFGVFTKSAQFPFHFWLPNAMAAPTPVSAYLHSATMVKAGVYLLARLSPVYSHSDVWFYTLSIFGGFTAIWCGLLALKQTDLKLMLAYSTNVALGKLVLLIGMGTELALTAALLFILAHSFYKAALFMVVGNIDKATGTRDITKLNGLKAVLSLSLLAATLAALSKAGVPPLLGFMSKEYMYKSGLEVSSVVIGLLLIVNVIMVAVTIAFIYKPFFAHAHHEPTPAKGIESDRGLWFPPLLLSIGGLIVPVLGLGWINHHVIVPGVLTSLPASNPEAAKLWHGINLPLLLSVVTLALGWAVYAMYTQRFAKWYKSAFVVPTAEQVFNHLVNSVIRFATWQTQWLQQKRLSNYVLMFTLVLAIMLLSHPLGISTARFTELLAINFYEIAIALLLVAAVSVCTFSKSRLLSVSALSVVGFMTTLVFMLYSAPDVAQTLLLVETLMVVFLVLLMRHMPKLTTVRDHSKRRRLLHAVIAGLVGLSVSVALINITSEPSAPMLADFFVQNSLPEGHGRNIVNVILVDFRAIDTLGEVIVVVIAGIAGISLLTTSNHKHPPVHSLIFSTTAHIVFTLMLMFSLYLLLRGHNEPGGGFIGALIAVIGFALMMYAESPKYVRDRLYYSPLSIAMFGISLCFMAGLLGLALNLPFLTGLWWKEILPLGTPLLFDVGIYFAVIGGVLGVLLHVHEVLD, encoded by the coding sequence ATGCTCTTTCCGTTGATGCCGATCATCATCTTGTTCTTCGTTGTGAGTTGGTATCGCCCTGAAGGTGTAAGTTGGAGCGGGAGCTGGGTTCCGGGCCTAGATGTCAATTTAAGTTTTCGTCTCGATGGTTTGTCATTCCTATTTGTGTGTTTGATTTGCGGTATCGGTGCTCTAATACAATTCTATTCGCTTGCCTATTTACGTGGCCATGCGGCGCGTTTTTCCTTCCATGTATACCTGACGTTGTTCATGCTCGCTATGTTAGGCATTGTCACGAGCGACAATGTTCTGCTGCTGTTTGTTTTTTGGGAGCTGACTACCATCACCTCCTATTTGCTGATTGGTTTTAATCACGAAAAAGAGAATTCACGTGAAAAGGCGTTGCAGTCGCTTTTGGTTACCGGGGCAGGAGGGTTGTCTCTATTAGCGGGTTTGATTTTGTTGGGACAAATTGCTGGAAGTTATGAGCTGAATGTTATTGTCCAACAATCGACGCAAATTGCCTCGCATAAATGGTTTATGCCTTCGCTCATATTGATCTTCTTTGGTGTGTTCACCAAATCAGCACAGTTTCCATTTCACTTCTGGTTGCCCAATGCTATGGCGGCACCTACGCCGGTGAGCGCTTATCTACACTCCGCCACCATGGTAAAAGCGGGCGTGTATCTTCTCGCAAGATTGTCTCCGGTTTACTCACACAGCGACGTTTGGTTTTACACGTTAAGTATCTTTGGTGGTTTTACGGCTATCTGGTGTGGCTTGTTGGCATTAAAGCAGACAGATTTAAAGTTAATGCTTGCCTACAGTACCAACGTTGCGCTGGGTAAGCTCGTCCTGCTAATTGGCATGGGAACGGAGCTCGCTCTGACCGCGGCACTTTTGTTCATACTGGCGCATTCATTTTATAAAGCCGCTCTGTTTATGGTGGTTGGAAATATTGATAAAGCAACAGGCACGCGAGACATAACCAAGCTGAATGGACTGAAAGCCGTGCTTTCTTTAAGTCTGCTAGCAGCGACGCTAGCGGCATTGTCTAAAGCGGGTGTACCACCGTTACTCGGTTTCATGAGCAAAGAATATATGTATAAATCGGGTCTTGAGGTTAGCAGTGTGGTGATTGGTTTGTTGCTCATTGTTAATGTGATTATGGTGGCAGTAACGATTGCATTTATCTATAAACCGTTTTTTGCTCACGCTCACCACGAACCAACCCCTGCGAAAGGCATCGAGTCAGACAGAGGTTTATGGTTTCCACCGCTACTGCTTTCCATCGGGGGATTGATTGTGCCGGTGTTGGGGCTTGGTTGGATTAATCATCATGTCATTGTTCCCGGGGTTTTAACCAGTCTCCCAGCCTCTAATCCGGAGGCCGCTAAGTTATGGCACGGAATAAACCTGCCATTGTTATTGAGCGTGGTGACCTTGGCTCTGGGGTGGGCGGTTTACGCGATGTATACGCAGCGATTTGCCAAGTGGTATAAGAGCGCTTTTGTCGTCCCAACTGCGGAGCAGGTGTTTAACCACCTTGTAAATAGTGTCATACGTTTTGCCACTTGGCAGACACAATGGCTACAGCAAAAACGGTTGAGCAACTATGTACTCATGTTCACCCTCGTTCTGGCGATAATGTTGCTTAGTCACCCATTAGGTATATCAACCGCGCGCTTTACCGAGCTGCTTGCCATCAATTTCTACGAAATAGCGATTGCTTTGTTACTCGTGGCAGCTGTGTCGGTATGTACGTTCTCCAAGTCTCGCTTGTTATCTGTGTCAGCCCTCAGTGTGGTGGGCTTCATGACAACTCTCGTGTTTATGTTGTACAGCGCCCCCGATGTCGCACAGACCCTGTTGTTAGTAGAAACACTGATGGTGGTTTTTTTAGTCTTGTTGATGCGCCATATGCCGAAATTGACCACTGTACGTGATCACTCTAAACGACGTCGCTTGTTACACGCAGTTATCGCCGGGCTCGTCGGATTGTCTGTCAGCGTTGCGCTCATCAACATCACCTCTGAACCATCCGCTCCCATGTTGGCCGACTTTTTTGTTCAAAACAGTCTGCCAGAAGGACATGGACGGAATATTGTCAATGTCATCTTGGTCGACTTTCGTGCCATCGATACGTTAGGTGAGGTGATTGTGGTTGTGATAGCAGGCATTGCTGGAATAAGTTTACTTACCACCTCAAATCACAAGCATCCTCCTGTCCATTCTCTGATCTTTTCCACCACTGCTCACATTGTCTTTACATTGATGCTGATGTTTTCTCTCTATTTACTGCTGCGCGGGCACAACGAACCGGGTGGTGGGTTTATCGGCGCGCTCATTGCGGTGATAGGATTCGCGCTCATGATGTATGCAGAATCACCTAAGTACGTAAGAGACCGTTTGTATTATTCGCCACTAAGTATTGCGATGTTTGGTATCTCGCTCTGCTTTATGGCAGGGCTATTAGGCTTGGCACTCAATCTCCCTTTCCTGACCGGATTATGGTGGAAGGAAATTCTGCCTCTTGGGACACCGCTACTATTCGATGTAGGCATTTATTTTGCCGTCATTGGTGGCGTCTTGGGCGTGCTGTTACATGTGCATGAGGTGCTCGACTGA
- a CDS encoding proton-conducting transporter membrane subunit — MTTIWLTLPIVISLLTAVAVFIAKRKLCLAERISGTSAFLTVCIAAFLTHDVIQHGPVAVDFGQWAAPFGVVFVADLLTVAMVMVTALIGLICVLYAVGDLRNKPSYGTYHALIHVLLAGVYGAFLTGDIFNLYVWFEVMLIASFGLMVLDANKSQIDGAVKYVILNLISTLFFLLAIGLLYGVTGTLNLADLHAKAALIPSDTKTLLAGLFLFAFSIKAALFPLFVWLPASYHTLPSAVVALFAALLTKVGVYTLLRVFTLVFPLTGSGWQSTLMWVAGLTMLTGVLGAASQYDIKKILSFHIISQIGYMIMGLAIYTPLAVAGAIFYIVHHILVKANLFLIGGFVERKYGTSQLKQLGGVYKAMPWLALLFFISAFSLAGFPPLSGFWGKFLVIKASIQIEGYWLAGTAMLVGLLTVFSMSKIWNAVFWKKHTSEVDVQIMTKSTTYLYCIPIVTLTAMSLIIGLVAEPFYQFAMQAAVQLLEPKEYIQAVLRGEQ; from the coding sequence ATGACAACGATTTGGCTAACGTTACCTATCGTGATTTCACTCCTGACTGCTGTCGCTGTGTTTATCGCTAAACGTAAGCTCTGTCTTGCTGAACGTATCAGTGGCACGAGTGCTTTTTTGACGGTGTGTATCGCCGCTTTTCTTACCCACGACGTCATACAGCATGGGCCAGTTGCGGTGGATTTTGGTCAGTGGGCTGCCCCTTTCGGCGTTGTATTTGTAGCAGATTTGCTTACGGTAGCTATGGTCATGGTAACGGCGTTGATTGGCCTCATCTGTGTTCTTTATGCGGTTGGGGATCTCCGCAACAAACCATCATACGGAACTTATCACGCGCTGATACATGTCTTGCTTGCGGGCGTTTACGGGGCATTTCTGACTGGTGATATTTTTAATCTCTATGTTTGGTTTGAAGTGATGCTTATTGCGTCCTTTGGTTTGATGGTCTTGGACGCCAACAAGTCTCAGATTGATGGTGCAGTGAAATACGTGATATTGAACCTGATCTCGACGTTGTTTTTCCTGCTAGCGATAGGCTTGCTATATGGTGTGACGGGCACGCTAAACCTAGCAGACCTTCACGCCAAAGCGGCTTTGATACCATCCGACACGAAAACTTTGCTCGCAGGTCTGTTCTTATTTGCGTTTTCTATTAAAGCCGCACTGTTTCCCTTGTTTGTCTGGCTGCCAGCTTCTTACCACACGTTACCGAGCGCAGTGGTTGCTCTGTTTGCTGCTTTACTGACTAAAGTCGGCGTCTACACATTACTACGTGTATTTACGCTGGTATTTCCATTGACAGGAAGTGGTTGGCAATCGACGTTGATGTGGGTTGCTGGTTTGACAATGTTGACGGGCGTATTAGGCGCGGCAAGTCAGTACGATATAAAAAAAATACTTTCATTTCATATTATCAGCCAGATTGGTTACATGATCATGGGGCTCGCCATCTATACGCCATTGGCGGTAGCTGGGGCTATTTTCTATATCGTTCATCACATCTTGGTGAAGGCAAATCTGTTCTTAATTGGAGGCTTCGTAGAACGTAAATACGGAACCAGTCAGCTAAAGCAGTTAGGTGGCGTATATAAAGCCATGCCTTGGCTGGCCTTGTTATTTTTTATTTCTGCATTCTCTTTAGCTGGTTTTCCGCCACTATCTGGCTTTTGGGGCAAGTTCTTAGTGATTAAAGCGAGTATACAAATAGAGGGCTATTGGCTTGCAGGGACGGCCATGTTGGTGGGATTGTTGACGGTTTTTTCCATGAGTAAAATCTGGAATGCCGTGTTTTGGAAAAAGCACACAAGTGAGGTTGACGTGCAAATAATGACTAAGTCGACCACTTACTTGTATTGCATTCCTATTGTCACTTTGACGGCGATGAGCTTGATCATCGGTCTGGTTGCTGAGCCATTTTATCAATTTGCTATGCAGGCTGCGGTTCAGCTGTTGGAACCCAAAGAATATATCCAAGCCGTATTGAGAGGTGAACAATGA
- a CDS encoding DUF3024 domain-containing protein encodes MSVSQMATSRLYKLVHSLCSARNANLPVEQGKCLYEPVENGVELHRAHFLLDSQHSEYTSPVAKILFDEKTQLWRFYVPSFRTGDLNWVPYETLPYSQSLEILLGELESDPLACFWE; translated from the coding sequence ATGTCAGTGTCTCAAATGGCAACTAGCCGTTTATACAAGTTAGTTCATTCACTCTGTTCTGCTCGCAACGCGAATTTACCCGTAGAGCAGGGCAAGTGCTTGTATGAGCCTGTAGAAAATGGCGTTGAGCTTCATCGTGCACATTTCTTGCTCGATTCCCAGCATAGCGAGTATACATCTCCAGTGGCGAAGATTTTGTTTGATGAAAAAACGCAACTTTGGCGTTTTTATGTGCCGAGTTTTCGAACCGGTGATTTGAATTGGGTGCCATACGAAACTCTGCCATACAGCCAGTCCCTTGAGATATTATTGGGTGAGCTAGAAAGCGACCCTTTAGCGTGCTTCTGGGAGTGA